The genomic region CCCGGGCCAGGGCGGGGAAGGGGCTCCCGCCCACGGGGAGGGCCACCGAGTGCGTCCGGTCGCGCAGGTCGTACCCGGTGAGCGCCAGCTCGGGCGTCACCAGCAGGTCCACCCCGTCGCGCGCGGCGGCGGCCTGCGCCGCCGCCACCTGGCGGAGGTTCGCATCCGGCTCGCCGAGCACGGGGGCGAACTGCTCCACGCGCAGGCGCAGGCGCGCCCCGCTCCACTCCCCCGCGCTCACTCCCGGCTGCCCAGCTCCGGGGAGAGCCCGACCGCGCGCGTGACCGGGACGGTGAAGACGATCCCCGTGGCCGGGTCCTCCAGGTTCCCGCAGATCTCCTGCAGCAGGTCGATCACCCGGTCCACCTTCTCCTCCTCGCGGATCACGCTGAGGATGGTGTAGTTCCGGGGGCGGGAGCGCGAGGCCAGGTCGGCGAGCCCGGCGAAGATCGGCACGTCGTGCACCAGGAAGCGGCCCATCCCCTCGCTGTTCACGAGCGTGGCGCCGGTGACGCCCAGCTCCACGAAGCCCGAGAGGATCTCGTCCAGCTTCTCTTCCTCGTTGATCACGGCGATCAGGAGCTGCACGCGCGTTCCGGGGCCGCTGGAGAACGGGGCAGGGGCAGCCGGAGCGGCCCTGCGGGTCGGTCGTATCATACCCAGCGCGCCGAGCGGGTGTCAAGGAACCGCGGGCCTTTCCGGTGCGCTCCCGCCGGATGGGCAGGCGGTCTGCCGGAGCGGCCGGACGGGGGTGTGCACGATCCTTGCTCCCAGGGGCGGGCTCCGATCCGAACCCACGCTCTGCCCCGCCTTTACGGCGGGGGCGGCGGGGGCTTGCATTCCCAGACCTGGAGACTCGAGAGTGCCCAAGTTCATCGTCCAGGGCGGTCGCCCGCTCCGTGGAACGGTCCGGCCCGCCGGGAACAAGAACGCGGCCCTGCCCATGCTCGCCGCCACCCTCCTGACCGACCAGGAGGTGGTGCTGGAGAACGTCCCCAAGATCAAGGACGTCCTTACCCTGATGGACCTGCTCCGGACGCTCGGCGCCGAGGTCGATTGGACGGGGGACAACGAGGTGACGGTCCGCGCCCGCGACATCGGCCAGGTGCAGCTCGACGAGTCCGCCGCGGCCCGCATCCGCGCCTCCATCCTCCTGGCCGGCCCCATGCTCGGCCGGGTGGGGGAGATGACGCTTCCGCCCCCGGGCGGCGACATCATCGGCCGGCGGCGGATGGACACCCACTTCCTTGCGCTCCGCAGCCTGGGCGCGGAGGTGAACGTCGGGAAGAAGGTGTTCGAGCTGCGCGCGCCCGGCGGCCTCACCGGGGCCGACGTGTTCCTGGACGAGCCGAGCGTCACCGCCACCGAGAACGCCATCATGGCGGCCGCGCTGGCGAAGGGGACCACCCGCCTGCGCAACGCCGCCGCCGAGCCGCACGTCCAGGACCTCTGCCACATGGTGCAGGGGATGGGGGCGAAGGTGGAGGGGATCGGCACGAACACGCTGGTGATCGAGGGACAGCAGTCGCTGGGCGGGGGCCGCTTCCGCGTGAGCGCCGACCACATCGAGGTGGGGTCGTTCATCGGCCTGGCGGCGGTCACCCGCGGGGAGATCCTCATCCCCGACGCCGACCCGCAGCACCTGAACTCCATCCTGCTGGGCTTCGCCCGCCTGGGCGTCCGGGCCGAGGTGCGCGGCGACGACCTCTTCATCCCCGGCGCGCAGGAGATGCGGGTGGAGATGGACATGGGCGGGTACATCCCCAAGATCGACGACGGCCCGTGGCCCGCCTTCCCCGCGGACCTCACCTCCATCGCGCTGGTGACCGCCACGCAGTGCGAGGGGACGATCCTGATCCACGAGAAGATGTTCGAGTCGCGGATGTTCTTCACGGACAAGCTGGTGGCCATGGGCGCCCGGCTGGTCCTCTGCGACCCGCACCGCGTGATCGTGATCGGCCCGTCGCAGCTGCGCGGCGGCGTGGTGGAGAGCCCGGACATCCGGGCCGGGATGGGGCTCCTGATCGCCGCGCTCGGCGCCAACGGCGAGAGCGAGATCTACAACGTCGGGCAGATCGAGCGCGGGTACCAGCGGATCGACGAGCGGCTGCGCGACCTGGGCGCGGAGATCTCCCGCGCCGACTCCCGCGACGGCGACTAGGGGCCGTGACCTCAACCAGGGGGACGCCACATGGCTGACGAGCAGCGGCGGATGCCGGGGATCGGCGAGGGGATCCGGGCCGGGATCGGGATCCTCTCCGCCTTCAAGGAGGCGGTGGAGGAGACGTTCCAGGAGGCGGTGGAGCGCGGCGACATGAAGCCGGACCGCGCGAAGCAGGCGGTGCAGGACGCCATGCGCCGCGCGCAGGGGACGTTCGAGGACGTGCGCGAGCGCCTGGACGTGGTCCCCCGCAGGGAGTTCGACGAGCTGCGGCTGGAGGTAGAGGCGCTCCGCGCCGAGATGGCGGAGCTGCGCCTGCGCCTGGGCGGCGTGGAGGGCGAGGCGGAGCGCGGCGCCGGCCCCGACGCCAGCGGGATCATCATCGAGCCGTAGTGGCAGCGAACACGCAGGCGCGCGTAGTCGCGGAGACGGAGACCGGCGGGGACGTCCCCCTCTGGACGCACCCGGAGTGGGCGGACCGCTTCCCCTGGCTCGTGCAGGGGATCACCGGCGCCGGCCCCGCCGACGTCCCGTTCGACCTGGGGCTCTCCGGCGCGCAGCCGGTGGGCCCCGCCCTGGAGCGCTGGCGGAAGCTCCGGTCCGCGGCAGGCGTGGAGACCGTGGTGCACTCGCGCCAGGTGCACGCCGCGGAGGTGTGGGTCCACCGCGAGCGGGGCGCCCCCGGGATCGCGGTGATGGACGGCTTCGACGGCCACGTGACGGCGCTACCCGGGCTGCTTCTCGCCGTGAGCGTCGCCGACTGCGTCCCGGTCTCGGTGGTGGACCCGGAGAGGCGCGCCGTGGCGCTCGTGCACGCCGGCTGGCGGGGCACGGCCGCGGGGATCGTGGAGCGCGCGCTGGAGCTGCTCTCTTCGGAGCATGGCGCTCGCGCGGGGGACCTCTGGCTGCACTGCGGCCCGGCGATCTGCGGGGAGTGCTACGAGGTGGGCCCGGAGGTACACGCCGGCGTACGGCCCGGCTGCGCTCCCCCGGACGCGCCGACGCCGATCGACCTGCGCGCCGCAATCGCCGAGCGCGCGGTGGGGCGTGGCGTCCTGCCGGAGCGGATCACCGTCTCCGGCCAGTGCACGCGCCACGGGCCGGGGAGCTTCTTCTCCCATCGGGGCGGCTCCCCCGCGCGGCAGATGGGGGTGCTGGGGATCCGGTGAGGGGACCACGGGGGGCCCCCTCCCCCGGCCCCTCCCCCGCAAGCGGGAGAGGGGAGAACGGCAGTGGTCGTTCGGCACCATCCCGCCTCCGACCGCCCGCGCGAGGGGGGCAGCCTCAGCCCGTCGAGCCGAACCCGCCCGTACCCCGGTCCGTAGTCCCGACGTCCTCCGTCTCCACGATCTCCGGGGCGGCGAAGCGCGCGAAGACGAGCTGCGCGATCCGCGTTCCGCGTGGGATCGGCACCGGCTCGCTCCCGGCGTTCCAGAGGATCACCTTCAGCTCGCCGCGGTAGTCCGGGTCGATGGTCGCCGGGGAGTTGGGGAGCGTGATCCCGTGGCGGAGCGCCAGCCCCGAGCGCGGCCGCACCTGGCACTCCACGTCCACCGGCAGCTCCATGGCGAGGCCGGTTGCGACCAGCCGCCGCTCGCCCGGCGCGAGGACGAAGTCCGCTTCCGCCGAGGCCACGTCGTAGCCGGCGGAACCGCTGGTCTGGCGGGCGGGAAGGGGGAGATCGGGGTTGTGCGGAAGGCGCTGGAACCGGACGATCATGGACGGGGAGTGCGATGTGCGACGGGTCGGCGCCCGTCGTCGTGCTCCCCTCCCCCTTGCGGGGAGGGGCCGGGGGAGGGGGTCCGCTCTGCGTGCACAGGAGCCCCGCGGGACCGTTCCCGCGGGGCTCCTGCCTGATCCTGCACGGCCAGCCGAGGCTTACGCCGCGAGCACCCGGTCCACCGGCGTGTACTCCAGGTCGAAGGCCTCGGCCACGCCCGGGTACACCACCTTGCCGCCGACGATGTTCACCCCCAGCAGGAGCGAGCGGTCGCGCCGGCACGCCTCCTCCCACCCCAGGTTCGCCAGCCGCAGCGCGTAGGGGAAGGTGGCGTTGGTGAGCGCCAGCGTGGAGGTGCGCGGCACCCCGCCCGGCATGTTCGCCACCCCGTAGTGGATCACGCCGTCGATCTCGTAGATGGGATCCTCGTGCGTGGTGGGGCGGATGGTCTCGACGCACCCGCCCTGGTCCACCGCCACGTCCACGATCACGGACCCGTTCTTCATCCGCTTCAGGTCCTCGCGCAGCACCAGCTTCGGCGCCTTGGCGCCCGGCAGGAGCACCGCGCCGACGACCAGGTCCGCCAGCTCCAGCTTCTCCAGGATGTTGTGGCGGTTGGAGTAGATCAGCTCCACGTTGGCCGGCATCACGTCGGAGAGGTAGCGGAGGCGGTCCAGCGACAGGTCGACGATGGTGACCCGGGCGCCGAAGCCCGCCGCCATCTTCGCCGCGTTGGTCCCCACCACCCCGCCGCCGATGATGAGCACGCTGGCCGGCGCAACGCCCGGAACGCCGCCCAGGAGCATGCCGCGCCCGCCGTAGAACTTCTCCAGGTATTTGGCGCCCGCCTGGATCGACATCCGCCCCGCCACCTCGCTCATGGGCGTCAGCAGCGGGAGCTCCCCGTTGGGGAGCTGCACCGTCTCGTAGGCGATGGCGACCGCGTTGGAGTCGATCAGCGCGTGCGTCAGCGCCTCGTCCGCCGCGAAGTGGAAGTAGGTGAAGAGCACCTGGTTCTGGCGGATCCGCGGGTACTCCACGGCGATGGGCTCCTTCACCTTCATGATCATCTCGGCGCGCCCCCAGACGTCCTCCACGTCGTCCAGGATCTGGGCCCCGACGGCCGTGTACTGGTCGTCCGTGAAGCCGCTCCCCTCACCGGCGCCCTTTTCCACGAAGACGGTGTGGCCGGCCCTGACCAGCGCCTCCGCGCCCGCCGGGACCAGGGCGATGCGGTTCTCGTTGGTCTTGATCTCCTTAGGAACGCCGATAAGCATAGGACTGGTACGCGTCTAGTGTGTGGGTGCAGCGCCCCGGCACGGCCGCGGGCGGACGGGGACAATATGGCACGTCCGTGCACGTTGCGCGAGTCTGAGGGTGTCATCGCGACTCCCACGGCCCGGGCACGCAGCCGCATGGGAAGCAGAACGGGCGGACGCGCCACCCTGGCACGTCCGCCCGCGTCGCGCGAGTGCGCGGGAAGGGAAGAAGGCTACGCCTCCTGGGGCACCCCCTCCGCCATCTCGGCCAGCGCCACCTTCCGGGAAAGGCGCAGGCGGCCCTTCTCGTCGATGGAGAGGAGCTTGACGTGGACCACGTCGCCCTTCTTGACCACGTCCTCCGTCTTCTCCACCCGGCCGTCCTGCAGCTCGGAGATGTGCACCAGCCCCTCCGTGCCGGGGAGGATCTCCACGAAGGCGCCGAAGGTGGTGGTGCTCTTCACCACGCCCTCGTAGATCCGGCCGACCTCCGGCTCCTCGGTGATCGCGGCGATCATCTTCCGCGCGCGCTCCCCGCCCTCGCCCGAGACCGAGGCGATGGTGACGGTGCCGTCGTCCTCCACGTTGATGGTGGCGCCGGTCGCTTCCTGGATCCCCCGGATCGTCTTCCCCTTGGGGCCGATGATCTCGCCGATCTTGGCCGGGTTGATCTTGATGGTGATGATCCGCGGCGCGTACCGGGACAGCTCCTCGCGCGGCCCGGCGAGCGCCTTCTCCATCTCGTCCAGGATGTGCAGCCGCGCCCGGTTGGCCCGCTGCAGCGCGTCGCGCATCAGCTCCACCGTGAGCCCCTCGATCTTGATGTCCATCTGGATCGAGGTGACGCCCTCGCGCGTCCCGGCCACCTTGAAGTCCATGTCGCCGAGCGCGTCCTCCATCCCCAGGATGTCGGTGAGCACCGCGACACGGTCGCCCTCCTTGATGAGCCCCATCGCCACGCCCGCCACCGCGGCGCGCATCGGCACGCCCGCGTCCATCAGCGAGAGCGAGCCGGCGCAGACCGTCGCCATGGACGAGGAGCCGTTGGACTCCAGGACGTCCGAGACGATGCGGATGGTGTAGGGGAACTCGTCGTACGGCGGGAGCAGCGGCTCCAGCGCCCGCTCCGCCAGCGCGCCGTGCCCGATCTCGCGGCGGCTGGTGCCGCGCATGGGCTTCACCTCGCCGGTGGAGAAGGGCGGGAAGTTGTAGTGCAGCATGA from Longimicrobiaceae bacterium harbors:
- a CDS encoding P-II family nitrogen regulator — translated: MQLLIAVINEEEKLDEILSGFVELGVTGATLVNSEGMGRFLVHDVPIFAGLADLASRSRPRNYTILSVIREEEKVDRVIDLLQEICGNLEDPATGIVFTVPVTRAVGLSPELGSRE
- the murA gene encoding UDP-N-acetylglucosamine 1-carboxyvinyltransferase; amino-acid sequence: MPKFIVQGGRPLRGTVRPAGNKNAALPMLAATLLTDQEVVLENVPKIKDVLTLMDLLRTLGAEVDWTGDNEVTVRARDIGQVQLDESAAARIRASILLAGPMLGRVGEMTLPPPGGDIIGRRRMDTHFLALRSLGAEVNVGKKVFELRAPGGLTGADVFLDEPSVTATENAIMAAALAKGTTRLRNAAAEPHVQDLCHMVQGMGAKVEGIGTNTLVIEGQQSLGGGRFRVSADHIEVGSFIGLAAVTRGEILIPDADPQHLNSILLGFARLGVRAEVRGDDLFIPGAQEMRVEMDMGGYIPKIDDGPWPAFPADLTSIALVTATQCEGTILIHEKMFESRMFFTDKLVAMGARLVLCDPHRVIVIGPSQLRGGVVESPDIRAGMGLLIAALGANGESEIYNVGQIERGYQRIDERLRDLGAEISRADSRDGD
- a CDS encoding polyphenol oxidase family protein, with protein sequence MAANTQARVVAETETGGDVPLWTHPEWADRFPWLVQGITGAGPADVPFDLGLSGAQPVGPALERWRKLRSAAGVETVVHSRQVHAAEVWVHRERGAPGIAVMDGFDGHVTALPGLLLAVSVADCVPVSVVDPERRAVALVHAGWRGTAAGIVERALELLSSEHGARAGDLWLHCGPAICGECYEVGPEVHAGVRPGCAPPDAPTPIDLRAAIAERAVGRGVLPERITVSGQCTRHGPGSFFSHRGGSPARQMGVLGIR
- the dut gene encoding dUTP diphosphatase; translated protein: MIVRFQRLPHNPDLPLPARQTSGSAGYDVASAEADFVLAPGERRLVATGLAMELPVDVECQVRPRSGLALRHGITLPNSPATIDPDYRGELKVILWNAGSEPVPIPRGTRIAQLVFARFAAPEIVETEDVGTTDRGTGGFGSTG
- the ald gene encoding alanine dehydrogenase, with protein sequence MLIGVPKEIKTNENRIALVPAGAEALVRAGHTVFVEKGAGEGSGFTDDQYTAVGAQILDDVEDVWGRAEMIMKVKEPIAVEYPRIRQNQVLFTYFHFAADEALTHALIDSNAVAIAYETVQLPNGELPLLTPMSEVAGRMSIQAGAKYLEKFYGGRGMLLGGVPGVAPASVLIIGGGVVGTNAAKMAAGFGARVTIVDLSLDRLRYLSDVMPANVELIYSNRHNILEKLELADLVVGAVLLPGAKAPKLVLREDLKRMKNGSVIVDVAVDQGGCVETIRPTTHEDPIYEIDGVIHYGVANMPGGVPRTSTLALTNATFPYALRLANLGWEEACRRDRSLLLGVNIVGGKVVYPGVAEAFDLEYTPVDRVLAA